A single window of Nicotiana sylvestris chromosome 3, ASM39365v2, whole genome shotgun sequence DNA harbors:
- the LOC138887033 gene encoding uncharacterized protein — translation MECKFNGGSGETDMDVRLASQVIPKKGSFKYLGSVIHGDGEIDEDVMHGIRVGWMKWRLTSSILCDKKVPLELKGKFYRAVARPTILYGAECWPVKNSHIQKMKVAEMRMLRWMCGHTRLDKVRNEDIRVKVGMVPMEDKMGEARLRWFEHVRMMSLDAPVRRCERLALMGMRKGRIRPKKYWGEVIRQDMRWV, via the coding sequence ATGGAGTGCAAGTTTAACGGCGGGTCGGGAGAAACGGACATGGACGTGAGGCTTGCCTCTCAAGTCATCCCCAAAAAAGGGAGCTTCAAATACCTAGGGTCAGTTATCCACGGGgatggggagattgacgaggatgtcatgCACGGTATAAGGgtgggatggatgaaatggagattAACATCTAGcatcttgtgtgacaagaaggtgccTCTGGAACTTAAAGGCAAGTTCTATAGAGCGGTGGCTAGACCAACCATATTGTATGGTGCAGAGTGCTGGCCAGTCAAGAAttctcatatccagaagatgaaagttgcagaaatgaggatgttgagatggatgtgcggacaCACTAGGTTAGACAAggttaggaatgaagatattcgggtgAAGGTGGGCATGGTTCCCATGGAAGACAAGATGGGGGAAGCTAGGCTTAGATGGTTCGAACACGTGCGAATGATGAGCCTGGATGccccggtaaggaggtgtgaacGGCTGGCCTTGATGGGTATGAGAAAAGGTAGaatacgacctaagaagtattggggagaggtgatcaggcaggacatgaggTGGGTGTAG